In the genome of Drosophila subpulchrella strain 33 F10 #4 breed RU33 chromosome 2L, RU_Dsub_v1.1 Primary Assembly, whole genome shotgun sequence, one region contains:
- the LOC119547305 gene encoding hyphally regulated cell wall protein 1: MLSTKSSFTAHLLILFFGGLLLTHHCVQGQASKVSSKLDFDESDGSNNQTSLSGQSGAGNGSYDPGTGRNLGGGGGGGGSSGGGTTTTSGSGTSSGGNRPKIHGVRVTVDTGDGQQQTKESKESVEITDLGKHKKRVGIHTDITFEITSDSDGNETSSAQQQGDKEDASVPIYKGRGGSDSKHKARKPYDPKSQWNPNFSGEQRGYQGSSNRGGYQGSNRGEYYPQYYPQNVYTGGNSDAGSIYRNGETWTHYVPVWTTERVPQEQGQIYRRPSWKPCYCMSSADFRRRRDSKAGRDPVDHHKGVINSGVVQVVDGKLETPFS; encoded by the exons ATGCTGTCAACAAAGAGCTCTTTCACCGCCCACCTattgatattattttttggtGGCCTGCTGCTAACTCATCACTGTGTCCAAG GTCAGGCGAGTAAAGTGTCCTCCAAGTTGGATTTCGATGAGAGCGATGGCAGCAACAATCAGACGAGCTTATCCGGTCAGTCGGGAGCTGGAAATGGGAGCTACGACCCAGGAACGGGACGAAATCTGGGCGgtggaggcggaggaggaggtaGTTCTGGAGGtggcaccaccaccaccagcggCAGCGGAACATCCAGCGGGGGAAATCGACCCAAGATCCATGGAGTCCGGGTCACCGTCGATACGGGCGATGGACAGCAGCAAACGAAAG AGTCCAAGGAGAGCGTTGAAATTACGGATTTGGGCAAGCACAAGAAGCGTGTGGGCATCCACACGGACATCACGTTCGAAATAACCTCCGATTCGGATGGGAATGAAACAAGCTCAGCTCAACAGCAGGGCGACAAGG AGGACGCCAGTGTGCCCATTTACAAGGGTCGTGGTGGCAGCGACTCAAAGCACAAGGCCCGTAAACCCTATGACCCGAAATCCCAGTGGAATCCCAACTTTTCCGGCGAGCAGCGTGGCTACCAGGGCTCCTCCAATCGTGGTGGCTACCAGGGATCCAATCGCGGTGAATACTATCCGCAGTACTATCCCCAGAACGTCTACACTGGGGGAAATTCCGATGCGGGCAGTATCTACAGGAACGGGGAGACCTGGACGCACTATGTGCCAGTTTGGACCACGGAGCGGGTGCCACAGGAACAGGGACAGATCTATAGACGACCCAGTTGGAAACCCTGCTATTGCATGTCATCCGCGGATTTCAGGCGGCGTCGGGATAGCAAAGCTGGAAGGGATCCGGTGGATCATCATAAGGGTGTAATCAACAGTGGGGTAGTCCAGGTGGTAGATGGCAAGCTGGAGACACCCTTCTCCTAA